In a genomic window of Piliocolobus tephrosceles isolate RC106 chromosome 1, ASM277652v3, whole genome shotgun sequence:
- the UBQLN4 gene encoding ubiquilin-4, with translation MAEPSGAETRPPIRVTVKTPKDKEEIVICDRASVKEFKEEISRRFKAQQDQLVLIFAGKILKDGDTLNQHGIKDGLTVHLVIKTPQKAQDPAAATASSPSTPDPASAPSTTPASPATPAQPSTSGSASSDTGSGSRRSSGGGPSPGAGEGPPSATASILSGFGGILGLGSLGLGSANFMELQQQMQRQLMSNPEMLSQIMENPLVQDMMSNPDLMRHMIMANPQMQQLMERNPEISHMLNNPELMRQTMELARNPAMMQEMMRNQDRALSNLESIPGGYNALRRMYTDIQEPMFSAAREQFPEGWALA, from the exons CGGAGCCGAGCGGGGCCGAGACGAGGCCCCCCATTCGGGTCACCGTCAAGACCCCCAAGGACAAGGAGGAAATTGTGATCTGCGATCGAGCCTCGGTCAAGGAG TTCAAAGAGGAAATCTCCCGGAGGTTTAAGGCTCAGCAGGATCAGCTGGTCCTGATCTTCGCAGGCAAGATCCTCAAGGATGGGGACACACTGAACCAGCACGGAATCAAGGACGGGCTCACTGTCCATCTGGTCATCAAGACCCCTCAGAA GGCTCAAGATCCAGCTGCTGCCACTGCTTCTTCCCCCTCCACACCTGACCCTGCCTCAgcaccctccaccacgcctgCTTCACCCGCCACCCCTGCCCAGCCCTCCACCTCTGGCAGTGCCTCTTCGGATACTGGCAGTGGAAGCCGGAGGAGCAGTGGTGGGGGGCCCtctccaggggctggggagggaccCCCCAGTGCTACTGCGTCCATACTCT CTGGCTTTGGGGGCATCCTGGGGCTGGGCAGCCTGGGCCTGGGCTCTGCCAACTTCATGGAGCTGCAGCAGCAGATGCAGAGGCAGCTGATGTCCAATCCTGAGATGCTGTCGCAGATCATGGAGAACCCCTTGGTCCAGGATATGATGTCTAACCCTGACCTGATGCGTCACATGATCATGGCTAACCCCCAGATGCAGCAACTGATGGAGCGGAACCCTGAGATCAGCCACATGCTCAACAACCCTGAACTCATGAGGCAG ACGATGGAGCTTGCTCGGAATCCAGCCATGATGCAAGAAATGATGCGGAACCAGGATCGGGCCCTGAGCAACCTTGAGAGCATCCCTGGAGGGTATAATGCCCTCCGCCGCATGTACACGGACATCCAGGAGCCCATGTTCAGTGCTGCCCGGGAACAG tTCCCTGAGGGGTGGGCCTTGGCTTGA